In the Agromyces flavus genome, CGCCGACGGATGGCGCGTCGCCGTGCTCGCGCGCGACCAGGGCCGGCTCGGGTCGGTGGCCGACGAGCTCGAACGGGCCGCGGGTGGTCCGGCTCTGGGGGTTCGGGTCGACGTCGCCGACGGCGCCGCGGTCGACGCGGCCGCTGACGCCGTCGAGCGTGCGCTCGGGCCGATCGACCTCTGGGTGACCGGCCCGATGGTCGGCATCGCGGGCGAATTCCTCGACGTGGCATCCGACGACTTCGAACGCGTGACCGACGTCACGTACCACGGCACCGTCAACGGGGCGCGCGCGGCGCTCGCCCGCATGGTGCCGCGCGACCGCGGCCACGTGGTCGTGCTCGGTTCGGGCGTCGCGCATCACGGGGTGCCGCTCATGGCCGCCTACTCCGGCGCGAAGGCCGCGACGAGGGGCTTCGGCGAAGCAGTCGCGGCGGAGCTGCGCATGCGACGCAGCCGCGTCCGGCTCTCGATGCTCGACTTCCCCGCCATCGACACGCCGCAGTACCGGTGGATCGCCCGCGCCGGGCTTCCGCACGCGTCGCGACCCCTGCCCATCCCGTTCACGCCCGAGGCATGCGCGCGCGCCGTGCTCGCGGTCGTGCGCCGACCACGGCTCCGCACCTGGGTCGCTGAGCCGACGTCGATCATGGCGCTCGGCGGACGATTCTGGCCCGGCGGCCTCGACCGGTTCTTCGCGCGATTCGGCCGACGCCTGCAGCAGAGCCCGCGGCATGATGGGGACATGCTCCCCGACAACCTGTGGGAACCGACGCCCGGCGATGTGGGCACGCGCGGCGTCTACGGACGCGAAGCCGTGAGGTGGTCACCGCAGCTGTGGGCGGTCACGCATCGGCGCGCCGCCGGGGCGCTCGCGGCGGCCGGAATCGTCTGGGCGGCCGTCCGGATCGCCGACCGCGCCCGCCGGAGCCCCCGCCGATGACCCCCGATGCCGTCGTGGTCGGATCGGGGCCCAACGGGCTCGCGGCGGCGGTCACGCTCGCGCGCGCCGGACTCCGGGTGCAGGTCTTCGAGGCGGCACCCGAGCCGGGCGGCGGATCCCGCACGGCCGAGCTCACGCTGCCCGGCTTCCACCACGACGTCTGCTCGGCCGTGCACCCGATGGCGCTCGCGTCGCCGTTCTTCCGGGCCTTCGGCCTCGAGCGCCGCATCGACCTTCGCGTGCCCGAGCTCTCCTTCGGGCACCCGCTCGACGGGGGTCGTGCGGGCCTCGCCTGGCTCGACCTCGACCGGACCGTCGACGAGCTCGGCCGCGACGGGCGCGCGTACGCGCGGCTGATGCGTCCGCTCGTCGCGCACGACGACGAGGTGACCGAGTTCACGGGGTCGACCCTCGTGCGCGTGCCGCGACATCCGCTCGTCGCCGCACGCTTCGGACTGAAGGCCCTCGAGCAGGGCTCGCCGCTCTGGAACGCCCGGTTCCGCGACGACCTCGCGCCCGCCATGCTCACGGGCGTCGCCGCTCACACCATCCGGCCCATGCCGAGCCTCGCGACGGGGGGCGCCGGCCTGGTGCTCACGATGCACGCGCACGCGCGCGGCTGGCCCATCCCGGTCGGGGGCAGCGGCGCGATCATCGGCGCGATGATCGACGACCTCGTCGCGCACGGCGGCGAGGTGGTGACGGATGTCGCGATCGACGACCTTGCGGCGCTGCCCGCCGCTCGCGCCGTCGTGCTCGATGTGACCCCACGCGCGCTGGCGCGCA is a window encoding:
- a CDS encoding SDR family oxidoreductase, with the protein product MTGAGGARRADPTARVAVVAGGTAGLGLAVARGLAADGWRVAVLARDQGRLGSVADELERAAGGPALGVRVDVADGAAVDAAADAVERALGPIDLWVTGPMVGIAGEFLDVASDDFERVTDVTYHGTVNGARAALARMVPRDRGHVVVLGSGVAHHGVPLMAAYSGAKAATRGFGEAVAAELRMRRSRVRLSMLDFPAIDTPQYRWIARAGLPHASRPLPIPFTPEACARAVLAVVRRPRLRTWVAEPTSIMALGGRFWPGGLDRFFARFGRRLQQSPRHDGDMLPDNLWEPTPGDVGTRGVYGREAVRWSPQLWAVTHRRAAGALAAAGIVWAAVRIADRARRSPRR
- a CDS encoding phytoene desaturase family protein, with the protein product MTPDAVVVGSGPNGLAAAVTLARAGLRVQVFEAAPEPGGGSRTAELTLPGFHHDVCSAVHPMALASPFFRAFGLERRIDLRVPELSFGHPLDGGRAGLAWLDLDRTVDELGRDGRAYARLMRPLVAHDDEVTEFTGSTLVRVPRHPLVAARFGLKALEQGSPLWNARFRDDLAPAMLTGVAAHTIRPMPSLATGGAGLVLTMHAHARGWPIPVGGSGAIIGAMIDDLVAHGGEVVTDVAIDDLAALPAARAVVLDVTPRALARIAGRRLPDRYRGALERFRYGNAAAKVDFALSGPAPWANAALAGAGTLHLGGTRAEIAAGEREVARGRHPKSPYVLVSQPSIVDPTRAPEGKHTLWTYTHVPAGSTVDPTEAVVRQVERFAPGFRDLILASSSRSAMQMQDDNRNYIAGDIAAGAATMLQLVRRPVISPDPWRTPLSGIYLASSSTPPGPGVHGLAGWRAARSALRHTFGLTRLPSLAP